The following coding sequences lie in one Gadus macrocephalus chromosome 1, ASM3116895v1 genomic window:
- the nr4a1 gene encoding nuclear receptor subfamily 4 group A member 1, whose product MTCVHPQHATLPYPDNSFCIPEFESLDFSSRLSMDMRCHPSPPPQPGLGFLAGPFSGDLDAYSCQITTAAPAAAPADQESPFRLDDLQVYGCYPGSFEVSYLDEAPSPGGSEYFGSPASVPSPSTPGLYAQPPSAWDSSAFGPYTPSPGYWAAEEPQAPHCAPLYFTFGPEATEDLSRFAALQPRLGEQESFTQQQQQQQQQQRQQQRQQQQQQQQQQQQPHPSALPYPPMAYQQPRPLGVSSDPLEDNLSHKAGSNSGNEGQCAVCGDHASCQHYGVRTCEGCKGFFKRTVQKNSKYVCLANKDCPVDKRRRNRCQFCRFQKCLAVGMVKEVVRTDSLKGRRGRLPSKPKATLDVSNTEAPVKMIASLVKAHVDSNPGIGNLDYSKYQDEVVTQSQKEDASDIRQFYELLTASMEVIRRWAETIPGFSAFCPEDRELLLESAFVELFILRLAYRSNPDTEELVFCNGRVLHKKQCVAGFGDWIDSILGFSQSLHRMNLDVSSFSCLTTLVIISDRHGLKEPSRVEGLQNQLIACLRDHVSACTSDSFPPNFLSRLLGKLPELRTLCTQGLQRIFYLKLENLVAPPPLVEKIFMETFPF is encoded by the exons ATGACCTGCGTCCACCCCCAGCACGCCACCCTGCCTTACCCTGACAACTCCTTCTGCATCCCAGAGTTTGAGAGTTTGGACTTCAGCTCCCGACTGTCCATGGACATGAGGTGCCatccctccccaccaccccaaCCGGGACTGGGCTTCCTGGCAGGGCCCTTCTCGGGTGACCTCGATGCCTACTCATGCCAGATCACCACCGCCGCCCCCGCAGCGGCCCCCGCCGACCAGGAGTCCCCTTTCCGACTGGACGACCTGCAGGTGTACGGCTGCTACCCCGGCTCCTTCGAGGTGAGCTACCTGGACGAGGCCCCCTCCCCCGGGGGCTCAGAGTACTTCGGGAGCCCGGCCTCCGTCCCGTCGCCTTCCACCCCGGGGCTGTATGCACAGCCCCCCTCAGCTTGGGATTCCTCGGCCTTCGGTCCTTACACCCCCTCCCCTGGATACTGGGCCGCCGAGGAACCACAAGCGCCCCACTGTGCCCCGTTGTACTTCACTTTCGGCCCGGAGGCAACGGAGGACCTGTCGCGCTTTGCTGCCTTGCAGCCCCGGTTAGGGGAGCAGGAGTCCttcacccagcagcagcagcagcagcagcagcagcagcggcagcagcagcggcagcagcagcagcagcagcagcagcagcagcagcagccgcaccCTTCTGCCTTGCCCTACCCGCCCATGGCCTACCAGCAGCCCAGGCCCCTAGGAGTGAGCAGTGACCCGCTGGAAGACAACCTGTCGCACAAGGCTGGAAGCAACAGCGGGAATGAGGGGCAGTGCGCCGTGTGCGGCGACCACGCCTCCTGCCAGCATTACGGCGTCCGCACCTGTGAGGGATGCAAGGGCTTCTTCAAG CGCACTGTACAAAAGAACTCCAAGTACGTCTGTCTGGCGAACAAGGACTGTCCAGTGGATAAGAGGCGGAGAAATCGTTGCCAATTCTGTCGTTTCCAAAAATGCTTGGCGGTTGGCATGGTGAAAGAAG TGGTGAGAACAGACAGCCTTAAAGGACGAAGAGGCAGACTGCCTTCGAAGCCTAAAGCCACATTGGACGTCTCAAACACTGAAGCTCCGGTTAAAATGATTGCTTCTCTTGTCAAAGCACACGTAGACTCAAATCCAGGCATCGGAAACCTGGATTACTCCAAG TACCAGGACGAGGTAGTCACTCAATCCCAGAAGGAAGATGCTAGTGACATCCGACAGTTCTATGAGCTGCTGACGGCGTCCATGGAGGTCATCAGGAGGTGGGCGGAGACCATCCCGGGCTTCTCTGCCTTCTGCCCCGAGGAccgggagctgctgctggagtcGGCCTTCGTCGAGCTCTTCATCCTACGGCTGGCCTACCG ATCTAACCCAGACACCGAAGAACTTGTCTTCTGCAATGGCCGTGTGCTGCACAAGAAACAGTGTGTAGCAGGATTTGGGGATTGGATTGACTCCATCTTGGGGTTTTCTCAAAGCCTCCATCGCATGAATCTGGAcgtttcctccttctcctgccttACGACGTTGGTTATAATAAGTG ACCGGCACGGCCTGAAGGAGCCGTCGCGCGTGGAGGGCTTGCAGAATCAGCTGATCGCCTGCCTGAGGGATCACGTCTCTGCCTGCACCTCTGATTCATTCCCGCCCAACTTCTTGT